In Rhodanobacteraceae bacterium, the DNA window CACTCGTGTGGATGGGGAACGCATCGCCGAGGGTGCGCGGAGCGGTGACATCGACCTCAGCCTGGGCAGCGTGCGCCTGCGCTTGCGCGAACGCATCGGGCTGGATGCACTGGCGCTGGCTGCGGATCCGTCGACGCCCGCGCCTGCGGCGGCAGGCGAATCCGCCACCGCGGCACCGACGGCTGCGCGCAGTCTGCTGCGCGAGCTGCGCCAGGCCTGCGACGCGCTGCGCCCGCCGGCACCCGCCGCGTGGCCGCCGGAAGCATTGTGCGGATTGCTCGAGGCCTGGTGCGAACGCAGCGAGGCGAGCCTGCTGCGCCTGCAGTCGATCGCCAGCGGCGCGGTGCTGGCGCAGGCGGGCGGCACGCCGGACAGCGCACCCGGTGTGCTGGCCGAACACGCCGGCTGGCAGCTCGCCGGCGATGCCCCGGCCGGCGCGCTGCGCGCGCTCGCCGAGGCCGGCGCGGAATTGCTGCGCTGGGCGCTGCCACCGGCCGAACCGCCGCCACTGGCGCACGCGCTCGCGGCGCCGCGCGACTGGCCGGGGCTACCCAGCCAGGCGCCAGCCATGCGCGCGCTGCTGGCGCCGCTGGAGCGGGTCGCCGGGGTCGCGCTGCCGGTGCTGCTGCTGGGCGAAACCGGCGTCGGCAAGGAGTTGATCGCGCACTGGATCCATCGCCGCTCGCCGCGCCGCGCAGGGCCCTTCCTGGCGCTCAACTGCGCCGCGCTGCCGCGCGAGCTGCTGGAAGCCGAGCTGTTCGGGGTCGAGCGCGGCGCCGCTACCGGCGTCGAGGCGCGCCCCGGCCTGTTCGAGCAGGCACACGGCGGCAGCCTGTTCCTCGACGAAGTCGGCGACACCGCGGCGGAGACCCAGGTGCGCCTGCTGCGCGCGCTCGAGGACGGCCGCCTGACGCGGGTCGGCGGACGCAGGCCGGTGCAGGTGGACGTGCGCGTGATTGCCGCCACCAATCGCGACCTGGATGGCGAGATCGCCGCCGGTCGCTTCCGCCTCGACCTCTACCACCGCCTCGCCGGCCACGCCGCGCAGGTTCCGCCGCTGCGCGACCGCGCCGAAGACATCGCGCCGCTGGCGCTGCACTTCTTCCGCCAGGCCCTCGCGCGCGCCGGCCGCCGCAGCGCCGGGATCACCGCGGCGGCGCTGCTGGCGCTGCAGCGCTGGCACTGGCCAGGCAATGTGCGCGAGCTGCGCCAGGCGATCGAGCGCGCGGCGGTCCTGCTCGACGACGGCGAAGCACTGGACCGCAACCACCTGCCGCCAGCGTTGCGCGCGGAACCGGCGCCCGACGCCGACGCGCTGCGGCTGGAGCCGGCATTGCTGCGCGCCGAGCGCGCCGCGCTGGTCGCCGCGCTGGCGGTGGCCGGCGGCGAGCACGAGCGCGCCTGGACCCTGCTTGGCATCGGCAAGACCAGCTTCTACAAGAAACTGCGCGAGCACGGCCTTGGCCGCGGCGGCGAGGACAGCTGAGATCGTGGGCGCCGGACGATGAGCGACGAGCGCACCCGCGACGAGCCCGCGACCCAGCCGATACCCAGCGTGGCCGCCGCCGCCGACTACGCGCCAGGTACCCGTTTCGGTCGCTACCGTTTGCTGCGCAAGCTCGGGCAGGGCGGCATGGGCGTGGTCTGGCTGGCCGAACAGAGCGAACCGATCCGGCGCCAGGTGGCGCTCAAGCTGGTGCAGCAGGCGCGCCTGGACCGCAGCGCGCGCGCGCGTTTCGAGCTCGAGCGGCAGGCGCTGGCCCTGCTGGCGCATCCGGGCATCGCGCAGATCCTGGATGCCGGCAGCCAGCCGGATGGCACCGCCTGGTTCGCGATGGAGCGGGTCGACGGCCGCCGTCTCGACGACTGGTGGCGCGAGGCTTCGTCGCTGCCGGCGCGCATCGAACTGATGGTCGCCGTATGCCGCGCGGTCGGGCACGCGCATCGCCGCGGCATCGTCCACTGCGACTTGAAACCGGCCAATGTGCTGGTGGTCGACGACCACGGCCAGGCACGGCCCAAGGTGATCGATTTCGGCATCGCGCGCGCGATCGGCGGTGATGAGGCGCAGCCCAATGGTGGCACGCCCGGCTACATGGCCCCCGAGCAGAACAGCGCCGGCGCCCTCGACGCGCGCGCCGACGTGCATGCGCTCGGCGTGTGCCTGCGCGCCGCGCTGGGCCTGGGCGCGCCAGCCGGCGACGCCATACCGGCGGCGCGGCTGTCGCGCGTACGGCGCGAGGAACTGGCGGCGCTGCTGGCGCGCGCCACCGCCGAGGATCCGGCGCTGCGCTACGAAGACGCGCATGCGTTCGCCGATGAACTCGAACGCTGGTTGCAACAGCGTCCACTGGCCGCGCTCGCCGATCGCCGCGGCTACCGCTGGCTTTGCTGGCTGCGGCGTCACCGCTGGCCGGCATTGGCGGCGGGCGCCTTCGGCCTGCTGGCGATGGTCTTCAGCCTGCAGTTGTGGCAGCAGTACCGGCAGACCCAGTTGCAGCGCGATACCGCCGAGCAGGTGGTGCAACTGCTGGTGGACACCTTCGCCGCCGCCGACCCGGTGCAGTTCCCCGGCGGCAGCGCGAGCGCGCGCGATCTGCTGGCAGCAGCGGCCGGCCGGGTGCAGCGCGAGGCCTTGCCGACAGCGGTGCGCCTGCGCCTGCTGCAGGCGCTCGGCGAGGTCCAGCACAACCTGGAGCTCTACCCCGATGCGCGCCGCAGCTACCAACTGGCGCAGGCGGCATTGGCTGTGGACGATGACGCCGGCCGCGACCGCATCGCGCTGTTGCTGGCGCGCATCGACAGCGACGCCGAGGACTACGCCGCGGCCGATGCGGCAGCGGCAGGGATCGCGCAGCGCCAGCGCACGCGCGACCCCGCACTCGCCGCCGACAGCCTGCT includes these proteins:
- a CDS encoding sigma 54-interacting transcriptional regulator, with the translated sequence MRLRYQLEWLDSGQPRRELAPGRYLLGRGGGSDLKFDVPGVSREHAELIVCADRGLLVRDLGSTNGTRVDGERIAEGARSGDIDLSLGSVRLRLRERIGLDALALAADPSTPAPAAAGESATAAPTAARSLLRELRQACDALRPPAPAAWPPEALCGLLEAWCERSEASLLRLQSIASGAVLAQAGGTPDSAPGVLAEHAGWQLAGDAPAGALRALAEAGAELLRWALPPAEPPPLAHALAAPRDWPGLPSQAPAMRALLAPLERVAGVALPVLLLGETGVGKELIAHWIHRRSPRRAGPFLALNCAALPRELLEAELFGVERGAATGVEARPGLFEQAHGGSLFLDEVGDTAAETQVRLLRALEDGRLTRVGGRRPVQVDVRVIAATNRDLDGEIAAGRFRLDLYHRLAGHAAQVPPLRDRAEDIAPLALHFFRQALARAGRRSAGITAAALLALQRWHWPGNVRELRQAIERAAVLLDDGEALDRNHLPPALRAEPAPDADALRLEPALLRAERAALVAALAVAGGEHERAWTLLGIGKTSFYKKLREHGLGRGGEDS
- a CDS encoding serine/threonine protein kinase; this translates as MSDERTRDEPATQPIPSVAAAADYAPGTRFGRYRLLRKLGQGGMGVVWLAEQSEPIRRQVALKLVQQARLDRSARARFELERQALALLAHPGIAQILDAGSQPDGTAWFAMERVDGRRLDDWWREASSLPARIELMVAVCRAVGHAHRRGIVHCDLKPANVLVVDDHGQARPKVIDFGIARAIGGDEAQPNGGTPGYMAPEQNSAGALDARADVHALGVCLRAALGLGAPAGDAIPAARLSRVRREELAALLARATAEDPALRYEDAHAFADELERWLQQRPLAALADRRGYRWLCWLRRHRWPALAAGAFGLLAMVFSLQLWQQYRQTQLQRDTAEQVVQLLVDTFAAADPVQFPGGSASARDLLAAAAGRVQREALPTAVRLRLLQALGEVQHNLELYPDARRSYQLAQAALAVDDDAGRDRIALLLARIDSDAEDYAAADAAAAGIAQRQRTRDPALAADSLLLRADNALLRDEAATAAGFVDEAATLVAPRDHDRLRQLAVLRARIAGAQGEVQAAMRHQREALAQAAGLWAADDLRTLDLHNDLAIYAGQAGEHAEAIAQLERVAALTAAAWGSDSAGLATVYGNLGVNRLRAGDAAGAEAEHRRAVAIFEQRLGRESVHTGTEYNNLAAAIEAQGRANEALPWFERAEAALTAAVGGEHFRVGVTLHNHARARIASGDLVRARELLDRSAAILEPALGREHPRWQVWRTSEAEWRLARGDTAAALAILRETAPALADAFGAHSREARRAQELLQRALVAARACAEARAPGDAPAGDEPADACPG